A region of the Leishmania major strain Friedlin complete genome, chromosome 19 genome:
tccgatgctgctgcgactgcttCGGCCACCTTCCTATGGCGCTCGTATCTCGTTGTTGTCTTGCTTTAGAAAGTGTTGCAGGTGCTCCGTCATGCGAGGCGTGGCGTGCTGCTATCTTGTCTGGTAAGGGTGGTCTCGCGATGCCGGTTTCCTTTTCCCTTTTCCGTgttggcgcgtgcgcacataTATATTCATTCTATAACGGCAGAGGGTTTGGACATCCATGCACACTATCGCTACTCCCACTGTCAGGGTACGGCTTGGTGTCGAGTTCTCGAGTACAGACGAGTTGAAGCGTGAGATGCGTGccttctctgctgctcgATCGCACCCCCATCTCCCGTTCTCTTGCCCTCTCTcgttcctttttttttaGCACATTGCTCCAGATCTGCTTCCTCCATTCGGATAGGCAACACGTGTGGTTGTGCTCCCATCGGGGGATGGGGGCGGGGACGAAGGAAAGGGGAAGGCAGAGGAGACGGCGAAAGGGTGAACGAGAGAGTCCGCTACGCGTGCATCTTGGGTGGGCGCCCGCCTCTTACTCCGCCCATCGCCGCCTCTGTCTCTTCCGTCACcgcctcgccccccccctcccctacaCCCCACGCccttctgtctctctcttttgtcGTTCCAGTGGTTGGGCTGATTCCCGAGTCCCTCTCTACCAATGTCACCACCCCATCCTTTCTCCATTTGTTCTCGGGATCTCTTCACAGTGACgcaatgtgtgtgtgtgcgtgtgtgtctgtctgtgtgtaggGTCTGTGGCACCGTCACTTCCTGTAACGTGTCTCTCgaccctctcccttcccttcctccttggTCTCTGAGTGTATGTGCTTCTTCTTTTAGGACGCGGGTTGTTTGTACGTGCGTATGGCATGTCCTtgtatgtctgtgtctgcatgtgtgtgtattgtGTGCCATAccgcgcgcgtgtgtacggtctgtgtgtgtgcatgagTGTGTCGGATAGTGGCTGAGCCTCTCTCGTCCTTGTTTCCGAATGCTCTTCACGCTATTATGGGTCCCTCTCTGAGATTTCGATCCCCAACTAgcctttctctcccctctccacgTCATCTGTTGTCGttgcgtgcgcatgtgtgcgcgtgttggCCGCCACTGGCGTGGTACTGCACGACTCGGTACGAGTGCCGTTCCTGCCAacacgcgcatacacgcacacatcctttcatacacacgcgccccTTTTCTGTACAGGTTTGCTCATGTCCTGCCttcacccctccctcctcatgCTTGTTTGCCCGGATGGCATCTGGAAACGCCTCAGTGGGCGGTGCTCAGGGTCCGCGGCCACACCGTGTGCGGGGAAGCCAgacagcccccctccccccttaTCCCCTGCCAGCGCCGAGCCACACCTAGCGGTGGCGTTACCAAGCACCGAAGGCCTTGTGGGGTCAGTGCGATGCGTCGCCactgacgtcggcggcggggtcgcggacggcgttgcgtcggagcggtCTGCGACTGTGCACGCGCTTGCGTCATGGGCATGCTCGTCAGCGTGTGAAGGTGGCTCGGGTGTATCACGTCCGCGGCCCTGACTGGGTAGCtgtggggagcctgcgccaccgggAGGGATGGACGAGGTGGTGGCCCGGGTAATGGGAGGCGTCTGCGGGGCGGCCTGCGGAGCCGGTGGTGGGAGGTGGGTGCcgggtgtgtctgtgtgtgtgggggggggagggggtaagTGAGGCTCGTGTTGTACGGCAGTACAATAGACAGATGTTGGAAAAGGGAACCATGATCGcgtccctcccccctctcgtTCTTCGTGTGTTTCTCTTGAACGAGTGCATCTTTTTCGTCGGCACGATGCCATCAGCGTTTCATGTTTCGCACTGTGATCACCCGCTCCTCTTGCCCGTCGCATTCGGTGTGCCGGTATCGCTCGGCGTCAGCGCACGCCTCTGTGGGAAGTCCACCACACATGATACTCCAATACGAACAGGATACGCTTGTTGTTTCAAGCTGGCCAGAAGAAGGAAAAAGGGAAGGATATCATGATTGTGCATGGacagcgaaggaggaggcccTTGTCCGTTGATAAGGCAAATTCCACACAAGAAGAGAGCGCTGCCTTGCCGTCGAGCATGTCGCACGACGCCCGCTATCGTGTCGTTGTTGCCCTGTCTTGTACAAGCAACATATGACACAGTGAGCGCACCGGGGCCAACACACCGATGCGGTAAGCGCTTGCGCCGAAGGGGGTCGCAAGGTATGCTGAGCGAGTAGTTGCCGCCACCTCAAGTCGATGATAGCTGCGCTGCCCATCTCCTCCTTGCCTCAACCGTTGCTCTATCCTTGTGGTACATCTCCGTTTCTCTCCGGCCAACACACAGCACACCACCTCCACGTACGTGCGCTGCCAGGACTGTGGCAGTCCAACGCCACCGACACCGACGAAAGGGGGAAAACGCCTATACACAGATATATACTTATTTGCCCGGCACACCAAGCGCTGCGAAGTATATAATACAGAAGAGCCGagacacaagcacacacagagtaGCTGCCCCATCAGCGCCACACGCACCCCGCACCCTCCcgcttcttttcgtttcctcTCGCTCAAGCACTTCGGATACCTCCCTCCCCTATAATGCCCTGCGAAggctgcggcgtcggcgaggcCGGCCTGCAGTGCCCCACTTGCAAGAAACTGAGCTTGCCGCCGAGCTTCTTCTGCACGCAGGACTGCTTCCGGGCGCACTGGGGAACGCACAAGCTGAAGCACACTGAGACGAAGAACCTGCCCGCCACGATCCCCACCATGACGGAGGTAGACGAGCGGCTCTTCAACTTCACGGGGCCACTCCGTCCTGGAAAAATCACGCCACGCCGTGCTGTGCCAAAGGAGATAGCGCGGCCCGACTACGCGGAGCGAAACGACGGCGTTtccgagctggaggagaaagaCCGAGGCAGCCTCCGCGTCGTTGCACACAGCCTCAAGAACTTGCACGAAGACTACAACAACGCCGAGCTGCGCCGGAGCTCCGACATCCTCAAGATCAAGCGTGTGAACGCGCTCTCGCGTGAAGTGCTGGACAtcgcctgcgcggcggtgaagcCGGGCGTCACAACCGACGAAATCGACCGCATCGTCCACGAGGCGACGATCGAGCGTGGCATGTACCCATCGCCGCTGAATTACTACAACTTCCCCAAGTCCGTCTGCACCAGCGTGAATGAGATCATCTGCCACGGCATTCCAGACAACCGCCCActcgaggagggcgacaTCGTGAACATCGACGTCTCTTGCTACCTCGACGGCTTCCACGGCGACTTAAACGAAACGGTGTTTGTCGGCAGGCCAGACGAGGAAAGTGTGAAGATTGTGCACACGGCGTATGCCTGCATGATGGCGGGCATCGGCGTTGTGAAGCCGGATGAACTCTACCGCTACATCGGTGACGCCATCGAGGCACGGGCGAAGAAGTCGGGCTGCTCTGTCGTGCGCAGCTACACCGGACATGGTATCGGCAAGTTCTTCCACACGGCACCGAACGTCTGCCACTACAAGGACAACAAAAGTCCCGGCCTCATCAAGCCCGGGCACGTCTTCACGATTGAGCCGATGATCAACCTTGGCACGTGGCAGGATGTCACATGGCCTGATAACTGGACGAGTGCCACGAAGGATGGCAAGCGCACCGCGCAGTTTGAGCACACGATGGTGTGCACACCAGAAGCGGTAGAGCTTCTGACGGACTGGAAGGACGGCATACCCTTTTATCAGAAGCAGCTGAGGGAATGGGGCATTCCGATTCCCGCCGAAGACCCCAGCGAAATCAAAATCTGAGGAATACTCAACGCAACACAGACTgcggggaggaaggggaggcggGTCGCATTCGCTCGAGACCACGAGCGGCTTCCTGAGAGgggtgcgcctgctgccctTCTTGGGGTGCCGTGGGTGAGGAGACGCGTTGGGAGTCTTTCCCGCACGCCTTTCTCTCCCGTGTGCTCCTGCCATCTGCCCTCGGTCACGGCTGGTGGACTCTTGACGTCGGCGGGCGGAGTCGTGGGCGTAGCCTGCGCTGCATGCAGAGGAGTTGGCATGACGCTGAGCAGTGCCCCACGGTGCTGAGCGGCTCGGTTCCGTGACGCATCGTCGCTGCAAGCCCGTGCTGTGCAGGAGACGCGTGTCACCCCCGCAGGCCTGTAAGGCCGGTGGTCTCCCTCGTTCTCGGCATTGCGGCGCAGCAAGAGACGAGAGGCACGCCGGTGGCGTCTCGGTGCCCCGCCAGCGGGGCATGCGCACAAGTGCAGGCCCGATGATCCACAAGTGCGAGggctgtgtgcacgcgctgccagCCACCGCTGGCGTGGTGTGTCGCATCCACGCAAGGCGGCATGAGGAGGTCAGCGGAGCAACGGTGAGGCGCGGAGAGGGCAGGAGGGGATCCATGCGAATcgaccgcccccccccccacacacacatgcacacgacATGCGTGCGAACCATGTGCGGCATCTCCCACCTCCGACCGTGTGGGCTGGCGCTTCGCCGATGCGGGAAGCACGACGAGAGCACCCTGAACTCGCGCCATCGAGTCCTGCAGACGGGAGTGTGGAGAGTCACTGCGCGATCTTGTGGAATGCCGCGGCTTGAGGCGACGGCGATTGCGCAAcacgacacacgcgcacaggtTGGGTGTAGAGGGTCTCAGCGGGCCCTGGCCTGCAGCTGGCCAACGTCCTGCTTGAGGTCATCCGGCATGCACGTGGACCAGCCCCCCACCCGCCTATCacccgcacggcagaggccGCTGCTTCCGCCCTCGAGTAAGGgccctggacgcggcccgctGTGGTCAAGGCACGCTGCCCACCGCCGGGACCGCCTGTCGGATGCTGATTGCACAGCACGCATGCGGGGGAGGAACGGGCAAAGGCCACGAAGAGCTCGCTAGACGtaccttcccccccccccgattCGACGGCAGGACGGCTTTGCCCTCGCAGGACCCGGACGCAgccgtgtgtggggggggggggaggctgcagcggaggcgggtGAGCAGTGGCTGCatctgcgtctgtgctgcgGACATGTGTTCGTGGGTGGAATCGGGGCACGCTGAAACGAGGAGCTCTTCACGCACTGCTGTAGTCGGAttacgggggaggggacacCGCAGCCTGGTAGCAGGGTCTACCACCTACTGTTGCGCAAGGCCGAgaagcccccctcccttcccccttaTCCCTGCCAGCGCCGAGCCACATCTAGCGGTGGCGTTACCAAGCACCGAAGGCCTTGTGGGGTCAGTGCGATACGTCGCCactgacgtcggcggcggggtcgcggacggcgttgcgtcggagcggtCTGCGACTGTGCACGCGCTTGCGTCATGGGCATGCTCGTCAGCGTGTGAAGGTGGCTCGGGCGTATCACGTCCGCGGCCCTGACTGGGTAACtgtggggagcctgcgccaccgggAGGGATGGACGAGGTGGTGGCCCGGGTAATGGGAGGCGTCTGCGGGGCGGCCTGCGGAGCCGGTGGTGGGAGGTGGGTGCcgggtgtgtctgtgggggatgggggcaggggccgtgctgaGATGACCGTGTCGGTGTATTGCCGTGGCGCGTGTTTCTACGTCTGCtttcgcaccacgcggaaTGGGGACTTGTGATAGACGGGGATGTGGCGGGAAGGTAAAGTTGTGTCCCGTGGAGAGTAAGAGGGCGTTGCGAAtgccgctctctgcgtcATTATCGTTGTCTTGCGCACTCGGCGGCTGCCGGGCTGACGCTCTCCATTCTTTGTATGTTAGTGCGTGCTCCCGCGGCGAGGGGAACAGAAGGTGAGAGGTGCGGAGGTGAAACCGCGTGCCTCTTCCCAATCGTCTAAAGGCAGGGATGCGCGATGTGTCTGGTTCGCCTTGTGTTCCGGGCGTGCAAGGGTGCCTGTCTTGCCCCGTCACAGCAGGAAATTTCTGTGTACTGTGTATCGCTTCTCTTCTGCCTAAGGTGTAAGCCGAGAAGACGTCTGTTTATGTGCGCGGGCACAGCGGTTCTCAGGATTTGGAGTATAACCACGACGGGGACCGCGTCGCCAACCTTTTCCCCCGGGCGTAGCGGTCTTTGGGTCAGCATATCCTTTCCGAGGATTTGGCGGTTCAAAGGGTCAAccgacggcggaggcgcagacTCGGTCGAGTGTGtttcccacccacccacccctctctcccttcccctccccgccgcaACTCTCCGCCGCTGGAAGGACCGCAGGGCGTGCTTGCTGTGcaagggaggcggcgcttgGCCTCGGCCGATTCGCCGTCCGTTTCGGATCATCTTGTGGTCCAGCGCGTTCTGCGCCCAACGTTGCACCGCCAACTTGCCTGGCTTGTTGGATGTACCTGTGTCACCGTCTTGTCCTCCTCtgctttttttcttttgctttgGTGCACggcgtctcctcctcctacCCCCAACCCTCGCACAcaccgcctcgccgcgcgGACACGCACCACACGCACTGGCATCGCCACATGCGTGCACGAATCAACCCTGGTCTCGTTCCTTCTTGCCCCGTGGCATTGTTTGCTGCCACGCCCGCGCGCGCTGATGGGATGCGGCCAACGTACTCAAACTAATCTGCATATGGCGTGTCTGTGGATGCGCGTATGAGCTGgcgcaagagagagggcaagCCGTTGGGTGACACGGGCCTGCTGTCCGGCTCTGTAGATTTCCTGTTAAGTGGAAGCGAAAGCGtgaacaagagagagagagagggagagagagagagaggcggcaaCGATATCTGACCTTGCCCTGTttcgcgcacacaaacacacacacacacacacacacacgcattgGACACACGCCGTGTGGCCCTGTGACGGTTACAGTCCTTCTCTGGTTGTAGAGGCTTTGGAAGGGTGACTGGGCCGTTTAGTTGTTGTTGCTGgtttgcttgtgtgtgtgtgtgcgcgcgcgccgttgCTTACaccttttcttctctctcgtcctttCTTTCATCATCAAGTAGCTCCGCCCGCCCGCTcgccccacctcctcccatCCAAAATGCAGCGAGAGGTGATCAAGTGGGTGCAGTCCCTTGACCTTTCTGCGCCCATACAGAACCCAAAGCGTGACTTGGCCACCGGGCACCTTGCGGCAGAGATCGTGGCGCGCTATAGCGGCACCAAGTACTTGGATCTCGAGCGACTTCCCAtgggcgccgcggcggccacgaAGCGGGATGTATGGTCACAGGTGCatcgtgcgctgcagcaactCAGCTGCACCACTGTAACGCAACCGCTGATTgatgcggtgctgcgtcggGAACCGAACGCGGCTCTCACGGTACTCGAATACCTCTACGAGCACTTCACCGGTCACACGCTGCCGATGCACGGCCTAGACGCCGTGGGGACAAGCAAGGACGCGTACGTGCAGCCGCGAAacgccacctccaccgcgAGGCTGCTAGAAGTGACGAGTGGGAAGCCAAACAACAatttcagcagcagcgttgaGAAGGTGACCCTCACTGCAAAAAAGAAGCTATTCGACCCTGTCACGAGTGCGTCGCAGCTGACTAGCGCGGCCCGCAGTAGCTCGGCGGCGGACGTGAGGTTTGCAGCGCAAGACACCGCGGCAGACTGGCCCGATGGCGGTGGGGATGCCTCTGGCAATGACTCGACACGTGCcctgcagcaccgactgGCCCTCATCGACAACAGCGAGCTCGCCGGCGGGGCGAATGCGCTGCAGGCGTACCCGCGCTACGCTCGACCCACCGCCAGCACTCTTGTCcacaccgccagcggcagccgaAAGGATGTCGTGCTGGACAAGCCAAAGTACGCGGTGGACGAGGttcttcagcagcagcagaacgaACGCATTCTTCACCAGCAtgccgtggtgcagcgacTGCAAGAGGAATCCGAAGGAGCAACCGTGGAGGGCCCATCACGCACGCGAACAGGCGCCTCGGCAGTGGAGACCACCACGCCCTCGTTGCCGACGTCGCCACTGCGCGAGAAGGCGGCGTTGCACGCAAACagggacgccgcggcggcggcgcctctgACAACCCTGTACCGCGGCCGCTTCTACCGGCAGCCCGATGCACCAACGGTGACAGGAACAGCCAAGGTGTCCACCGGCCCCCGAAAGGCTAAAAAAGGCAAGCGGGAAGAGGTCGCCACGAAGGCCcagcgcggcaccgcagcggcattGCCTAAGGATCACGTTATCGACGCCGACGGCAAGCTGGACCGCCATGCGGCTGCAGCATTCGGCGACATCCTCTCCACTCGCGAGTTCGCTGGCAGTaccagcggcggtggcggcactgACGGAGCTCGCGtcgtgccggtgctgcgtgTCAATGTTCATTCAACCTCACTCCAGGCTActctggcgctgcgcagcgatCACGCAGAGCTGCAAGAGCGGGCCGCGGCATTGTCACTTGAGCACTTCGCCAAGCACAACTACGCCCTGCGTCCAGGTCTTAGCGACATCCTCGTGGACGTACTGATCGCGCacaagcagctgcagcggctcctcGATTGCTGTGTTGAGGATGGCAACAGCGAGGTGCTCGACAACGTCCTGGGTCATCTGCTTGCTCACCGCGATGAGTTCCCTCCCGCGTGCATACGGGCCTGCTGGCAGGCTCTCGTGCAACATGCCGACGGCATCGTGGCCGTACTCCAAAAGAACCCAGACGAGTATGGCTATCTCATGGAGTCCTTGGCGTTCGCGTTCAGCCGTGAGGCGGCCCAGGTCCCGCTGCTTCACATATCACAAACTGTCCCTGTCTCTGGTGAGGCGGATGATGCCGAGCAAGAGGAAGGGGCTGCCGCAACAATGGGTgggtcgccgctgctgccgttcttCGGTTCGACGCGACGCAGCATTGCCTTTTCGAGTGGAGTCGTCGCTGGGGCAGGACacacagctgctgcagccgctcgaGGCTGCTCTCCACTCCCTGGGGAAGGGTCGGCGGCTGAAGGCGACACCGCCAGCCCACGACATCGACGCAGCCTTAGTGAGGCACTCCTTACGGCGACGCACCGAGCGGCTTCTGTGGCGGCCGGGTCTTTCAACACACCTAACTCGGCGTCGTTGTCATCCCGCCAGAGAGCCATCATCGACACCTGCAATGGCTTGCCGGTCGCTTGCGCCTTCGGCTTTCTCTATCGCATCGCGCGCCAGCTCGACGTGCGGACCGCGGCCTACGTGTTGGAGCGgtacgtgctgcgcagcaccaaGCCATTTCTTCTGCGGCACGGCACCGTGGCCGTCCGCGAGGCCGTTGCACGCGTCATGAGCGCATCCTttgtgccggcgccgcccccAAACGCCTCTGCTGCTATTAACGCCGAGAGCAACGGTGAGGCTGTtgcagctgcggcgacggACTCTGAGGAGGCCTTTGTCCAGTTCCTCACGGGCAAGCTGGCACGCACCCTGCTGGGGCCCTTCCCGACTGCGGGCAACACTcactgcggcgcggcgtctACCCCGTTGTGTGACAGCCccgacgacagcgaggcgAAGCACGAGACGCACAGCACGCTCCCTCTGCAGCTGAGCCTGCAGCGTGCGTACTGGCTTATCGTCTTCCACGCTGTTGCAGACTACCCTTGCACCGCTGATCATGGAATGGCTGCGTCTAGCGGCCCTGATGGACCGCTCGCCGCATGCGTACGGAACGCCGCGGTGACGTGCTTGTCGTGCACCAATGCGGACCTCCTCACCATCGGCGTGGGCCTCACAATAGAGTACAGCAAGCGATGGCTTCCTCGCGATGTGCCGCCGATTGACGCGGCTGTTGACGACGCAGTGGCGAGC
Encoded here:
- a CDS encoding putative methionine aminopeptidase, with the protein product MPCEGCGVGEAGLQCPTCKKLSLPPSFFCTQDCFRAHWGTHKLKHTETKNLPATIPTMTEVDERLFNFTGPLRPGKITPRRAVPKEIARPDYAERNDGVSELEEKDRGSLRVVAHSLKNLHEDYNNAELRRSSDILKIKRVNALSREVLDIACAAVKPGVTTDEIDRIVHEATIERGMYPSPLNYYNFPKSVCTSVNEIICHGIPDNRPLEEGDIVNIDVSCYLDGFHGDLNETVFVGRPDEESVKIVHTAYACMMAGIGVVKPDELYRYIGDAIEARAKKSGCSVVRSYTGHGIGKFFHTAPNVCHYKDNKSPGLIKPGHVFTIEPMINLGTWQDVTWPDNWTSATKDGKRTAQFEHTMVCTPEAVELLTDWKDGIPFYQKQLREWGIPIPAEDPSEIKI